The following nucleotide sequence is from Verrucomicrobiota bacterium.
CGACGTATAGGTGACCCCTTATCCTCAAGAAACTTTATAGTTTCTTCGATTTTCTGAGAGATGGATGAGGGGATCATATTTTCTTTATAGGCTAACAGTATATTTAGTTTACTTATTACGTACGAATATTGATGGATTTCCAACATTTTGAGTACTTAGCAAGGCGACAAACGGGGTCAATGTTCATATTTCATATTGGCAAGTTTTCGTGCAAACGCACAACTCGACTCTGCCTCTCGCTGGTAACGGGCGCAGTTCCTGACCCGAATGGCACTCCTTTCCTTTCAAATGTTCCTCAACTCCTCCCACGCGGCACGTTTGGTTAATTGACTCACGGATTGGAGGGCTTCAAGGGAACTTTTGCGCAGATTGAGTAATCCGTGTTTTTGTTCCCAATTGGTTACGGAAAGGGTGCTCACGCCCAGGAGGAGCGCGAACTCAATCGGTGACATACAAAACTTTTTCCGCAGGGCGGTGATTGCTTGGGCGGTGAATTCCAGGTCTGCTTTTTTAACGCGCCGACCGGGCTTCTTTCGGATGGAAGCCTTTTTCTTTGGAGTTTTCGCGCTGTGCCGGGGAGATTTTTTGGCAGTTGGTTTGCCTCGTTTCTTTGTCGCTTTTTCCTTGGTCGGACCTTGGGGTTTTTGTTCGCTTTCCGATAGCTCAATACCAAACACATCGGCGAGAGATTCATTAGCGATGCGTCTGCCTTTGCCCGGAGCTTTACCTGCCGTTGCCAGGCCCACATCCGTACTGATGAGTTCCTGATGATCGACTCCACGCAATTTGAAAAGTAGTTCCGGCTGGGTGTCCAGCCTCGCCCCCACGCCGTAGAGAACGGCGGCGACATGTTTGCACATAACCGCGTAATCGGGGCAGTTGCATTCGAAATCAATTTCTTTAGGCGAGGGAAATAATCCGGTATTTTTGTCAGCGACCACAGCCATCACGCTTTCGGATAGCTTGCCTTGCAGCAGTTCCAGCAGGGAGCCGACTTGCCCGGCGCATTTGTTTTTTACCTGTGTCCACGCTTCGGTTCCCAGTGAAGTGATTGTGACGGTGACCTTGTAAATCGAAGAGCCGCTGACCATGGCTTCAATTTCCCCTTGTTTAATATCGAGGTGGCAGACGGAGCCATTGCGTACGTAGCTGCGCCCCCTGGGAATACGGTTGGCGAAGTCACTGAAGGATTCCAGGTGGTTGCACCAGCCGGCGCCCCAGAAAGTCTTTGCGATTTTTCTACCTTCGATCTCCACAGGCATCACAACCTGTCCCCTTTTTTGCAACTGAAGCATCTTCTTTTTGGCTTTCTCGCGGCGGACAGCCACCGGAATATAGGGGGACCAGAAATCTCCTCTCATTACTGCTTCGTTGGGTGGTTAGAATTGAGCTTGATCGATATTCAAGGCTACGGCACTGAGTAGTTCATCGTTGCTCATTTCGGTCAAGAGGGATTGTGCGCCGTCCTTGAAAATGTCTTCCGCCATGCCGGCTTTTTCCTCGAGCAAGCTGTCGATTTTTTCTTCGATGGTGCCGCGGCAGATGAATTTGTGCACCACGACATTGCGATGCTGTCCGATGCGAAAAGCGCGGTCGGTGGCCTGGTTTTCCACTGCCGGATTCCACCAGCGGTCGAAATGTATCACATGCGAGGCAGCGGTCAGGTTGAGCCCCGTGCCGCCGGCTTTGAGGGAGAGGATAAAGAATGGCGGCCCCTCATCCTGCTGGAAGGCTTTGACGAGTTTCTGGCGTTGCTTTACCGGAGTCCCTCCGTGAAGGATGATGCCTTCGCGCCCGAAGGTCCCGGCCAGTGCAAGGGCCAGCGGTTCTGTCATTTCGCGGAACTGGGTAAAGACGAGCACTTTCTCCTGACGCGATGCGATTTCCTCGCAGATGCTTTTCAGTCTGGCTATTTTGCCACTGTCCTTGTCGGCGTATTCTCCGTCGCCGAGGAATTGGCTTGGATGGTTGCATATTTGTTTGAAGCGCATCAGGAAGGCGAGCACGAGTCCGCGTCGCTGCATGCCGTCGAGTTCCTCGAGTGATTCCGCGAGTGATTCCACGGATTTGGCATAGAGAGCGGCCTGTTTTTTTGTCAGTCCGCAATATGCCTTGATCTCGGTTTTATCGGGGAGGTCGGTGATAATGGATTTGTCCGTTTTCAGGCGACGGAGTATGTAGGGGGCAACGAGTTTTCTGAGGGGCGCATATTGGTCGTGTTCGCGTTTTTCCAGGCCTTTGACGAATTGTTTGAACTTACCCACCGTGCCGAGCAGTCCGGGGCAAAGAAAATCAAAGAGCGACCAGAGGTCTGAGAGGCGGTTCTCGATAGGAGTGCCCGAGAGTGCGATACGAGAGTTCGCCTTGAGTTGTTTGACCGCTTTGGTCTGACGGGATCCGGGGTTTTTGACGGCTTGTGCCTCGTCGAGAATGACGAGCTGCCATTCCAAATCGAGCAGCCATGGTTGCCGCCGCAGCATGCCGTAGCTGGTGAGCACGATATCGCAGGCCGGGAATGCCTGGTCTGGGGCTTTCGCCATGGTGGCCAGGGTT
It contains:
- a CDS encoding SWIM zinc finger family protein; translated protein: MRGDFWSPYIPVAVRREKAKKKMLQLQKRGQVVMPVEIEGRKIAKTFWGAGWCNHLESFSDFANRIPRGRSYVRNGSVCHLDIKQGEIEAMVSGSSIYKVTVTITSLGTEAWTQVKNKCAGQVGSLLELLQGKLSESVMAVVADKNTGLFPSPKEIDFECNCPDYAVMCKHVAAVLYGVGARLDTQPELLFKLRGVDHQELISTDVGLATAGKAPGKGRRIANESLADVFGIELSESEQKPQGPTKEKATKKRGKPTAKKSPRHSAKTPKKKASIRKKPGRRVKKADLEFTAQAITALRKKFCMSPIEFALLLGVSTLSVTNWEQKHGLLNLRKSSLEALQSVSQLTKRAAWEELRNI